A part of Lacerta agilis isolate rLacAgi1 chromosome 7, rLacAgi1.pri, whole genome shotgun sequence genomic DNA contains:
- the LOC117050472 gene encoding mas-related G-protein coupled receptor member H-like, which produces MNVLLFIIADKLQRLIPLFSHVFQLDYPHQTEKKEGLSTMASFSPTSLSPLNAGEKYYVVFNASAYPNSSHSNDDPEFVYRTVTMYIVCVSIIIVCILGCLGNGIVTWLLGLRIKRTPFTTYILNLAVADFGLLAVDLFLEIRWLQNRKQDEGVVFEFFEDIFQFMYNTGQFLLTAISIDRCVSILFQVWYGCHRPPYLSTVVCALIWVLSFLLPGTHFILYLTVKKYHDHIRLYQYIVNGFLCLPLITISTLILFIKVCFKTQQQKRGKLIIVILLTLFFFIVLSFPLNAFYIGHYVFHIPTLHRLQYGYLCCTLNSSANPLIYFVFGRRKRGGRVKGMKAILQNIFKEEENHTEEVETCVLSPL; this is translated from the coding sequence ATGAACGTGTTACTGTTTATCATTGCTGACAAACTGCAAAGGCTAATCCCACTTTTCTCCCATGTCTTCCAGCTGGACTATCCACACCAGACGGAAAAAAAGGAAGGGTTGAGCACAATGGCCAGCTTCAGCCCAACATCCCTGTCCCCTTTGAATGCTGGAGAGAAATATTATGTAGTGTTCAACGCAAGCGCTTACCCCAACAGTAGCCACAGTAATGATGATCCAGAATTTGTATACAGGACGGTAACAATGTATATAGTGTGTGTATCAATAATTATAGTTTGCATTTTGGGATGCTTGGGGAATGGAATTGTCACCTGGCTGCTTGGACTCCGTATTAAGAGGACCCCCTTCACCACATACATCCTGAACCTCGCCGTTGCAGACTTTGGTTTACTTGCCGTGGACCTTTTTCTAGAAATACGCTGGCTTCAGAATCGCAAACAGGATGAGGGTGTGGTGTTTGAATTCTTTGAAGATATTTTCCAATTCATGTACAACACGGGTCAGTTTCTGCTGACGGCCATCAGCATCGACAGGTGTGTGTCTATACTCTTCCAAGTTTGGTATGGATGCCACCGACCGCCATATTTGTCCACTGTTGTGTGTGCCTTAATATGGgtgctttctttccttctccctggaaCACATTTCATTCTCTACCTGACTGTTAAGAAGTATCACGATCACATAAGACTCTACCAGTACATTGTGAATGGCTTCCTTTGTCTCCCACTAATAACTATCTCCACTTTGATCCTGTTCATCAAGGTCTGCTTTAAAACACAACAGCAGAAGCGGGGAAAGCTCATCATAGTCATCCTCCTtactcttttcttcttcatcgTTCTTTCTTTTCCACTGAATGCCTTTTACATTGGCCATTATGTTTTCCATATTCCAACTTTGCATCGCTTGCAGTATGGTTACTTGTGCTGCACTCTGAACAGCAGTGCTAACCCTTTGATCTATTTTGTGTTTGGGAGACGAAAGAGAGGCGGACGTGTAAAGGGCATGAAAGCCATACTCCAAAATATTttcaaggaagaagaaaaccatACAGAGGAAGTGGAAACCTGTGTTTTAAGTCCCTtgtga
- the LOC117050473 gene encoding proto-oncogene Mas-like, whose protein sequence is MSGFSLASSFPWNPGEEYNMTYDDIPGFNKSHSNNYIEPTPDSSLEKDITTIITILFCIFGFIANGTVIWLLGFCIKRNQFTTYILNLSIADTGLLTANFITEIHWMAKYSYDSLLCDVFDHIFYFTYNTGQFLLTAISIDRCVCVLFPILYRCHRPQHLTRTICALIWGLSSLSPGIHLILHLNNLTSYNIVNFQLIVSGLLCLPLMTISTLILFIKVYFKPRQRRRGKLIVIILLALLFFIVFSFPLNAFYIADYIFHSETPLLAFYGFLCASLNSSVNPFIYFLVGRKKRGRPITNMKAILQNAFRDEENSPEEEETTAETQL, encoded by the coding sequence ATGAGCGGTTTCAGCTTAGCATCCTCCTTCCCTTGGAATCCTGGAGAAGAATATAACATGACATATGATGACATTCCAGGCTTCAACAAGAGCCACAGTAATAATTATATAGAACCGACTCCAGATTCTTCATTAGAAAAGGATATTACAACCATCAttacaattttattttgcatttttggcTTTATTGCAAATGGAACTGTCATCTGGCTTCTTGGCTTCTGCATTAAGAGGAATCAATTCACCACTTACATTCTGAACCTCTCCATTGCTGACACTGGTTTACTCACTGCTAACTTTATTACAGAAATACATTGGATGGCAAAATACTCTTACGATAGCCTGCTATGTGACGTATTTGATCATATCTTCTATTTCACGTACAACACTGGCCAATTCCTATTGACAGCCATCAGCATTgacagatgtgtgtgtgtcctcTTCCCCATTTTGTATCGATGCCACAGACCACAACATTTAACCAGGACTATATGTGCTTTAATATGGGgcctttcttccctttcccctggAATTCACTTAATTCTCCACCTGAATAATTTGACATCATATAACATAGTAAACTTTCAGTTGATTGTGAGTGGCCTCCTTTGCCTCCCACTCATGACTATCTCCACACTGATCCTGTTCATCAAAGTCTACTTTAAACCACGACAGCGGAGGCGTGGGAAACTTATAGTAATCATCTTGCttgctcttctcttcttcattgttttttcttttcctcttaaTGCCTTTTACATTGCCGATTATATTTTCCATTCAGAAACTCCCCTTCTTGCATTTTATGGGTTCTTATGTGCCTCTCTGAACAGCAGTGTTAACCCTTTCATCTATTTCCTGgttgggagaaagaaaagaggcagACCTATTACAAACATGAAGGCCATACTCCAGAATGCTTTCAGAGATGAGGAAAACTCTCCAGAGGAAGAGGAGACCACCGCTGAAACACAGTTATGA
- the LOC117050474 gene encoding mas-related G-protein coupled receptor member H-like, producing the protein MSNDGLGSWPTSNASWEDIGAENGTDLLTPQDGFDHESSLYFIAEIVLYVFIFIISIFGLVGNGTVIWFLGFSMKRNPFTTFILHLAVADLGALMCSSSFSIISILGLFSLLPLYMYVFTVFEFFILFMYNTGQYLLTAISMDRCVSVLFPLWHRCHRPPHFSTLVCATIWIISFLLTAICMILSNFLHYMYAIFYHLLMNAVLCLPLMTVSTLVLFIKVWFQSQQRKKGKALTAILLALLFFLFLAFPFTCISLIRFFTPLLDNKVHFVAIPVGLLCSCLNSSINPLIYFLIGRNKRARSRESLKVVLQRLFKEEEDCREKREVPV; encoded by the coding sequence ATGAGCAATGATGGCCTGGGATCCTGGCCCACTTCGAATGCCTCTTGGGAAGATATTGGAGCCGAAAATGGAACTGACCTCCTAACCCCCCAGGATGGTTTTGATCACGAGTCATCGCTATATTTTATAGCAGAAATTGTACTCTATGTCTTCATTTTCATTATTAGCATTTTTGGACTTGTGGGGAATGGAACTGTCATCTGGTTCCTTGGCTTTTCAATGAAGAGGAATCCTTTCACCACTTTCATACTACATCTGGCTGTTGCTGACCTTGGGGCTCTCATGTGTTCATCTTCTTTTTCGATTATCAGTATTTTGGGATTATTTTCACTCTTACCTTTGTATATGTATGTGTTCACAGTATTCgagtttttcattttgttcatgTACAACACTGGTCAATATCTGTTGACAGCCATTAGCATGGACAGGTGTGTTTCTGTCCTCTTCCCCCTTTGGCATAGATGCCACCGACCACCACACTTTTCCACCCTTGTGTGTGCCACAATATGGATCATTTCTTTCCTGCTCACTGCAATCTGCATGATTCTTTCTAATTTTCTGCATTACATGTATGCCATTTTCTATCACCTTCTAATGAATGCTGTACTTTGCCTCCCACTCATGACTGTTTCCACTCTTGTCCTGTTTATAAAAGTTTGGTTTCAGTcacaacagaggaagaagggaaaagctTTAACAGCCATTCTACttgccctcctcttcttcctcttcttagcTTTCCCATTTACTTGCATTTCATTAATCCGTTTTTTCACTCCACTTTTAGACAATAAAGTGCATTTTGTTGCAATACCTGTTGGGCTCTTATGCAGCTGCCTGAATAGCAGTATTAATCCACTGATTTATTTCCTGATTGGGAGAAACAAGAGGGCTCGATCTAGGGAGAGCTTGAAGGTCGTACTCCAGAGACTTTTCAAAGAGGAGGAAGATTGCAGAGAGAAGCGAGAAGTTCCAGTTTAA
- the LOC117050475 gene encoding mas-related G-protein coupled receptor member H-like codes for MQGVAQKQRLSNMCNDGLGSWYTWDASGDDIGAENGTELLTNLDGFYRDLSLYFTAKIVLYVFILVISIFGFMGNGTVIWFLGFCMKRNPFTTFILHLAVADLGVLICLSSCLIMYLLMSFSSLPMNMFVEFSEVFLLFMYNTGQYLLTAISMDRCVSVVFPFWHRCHRPPHFSTLVCATIWIISFLFTVICWILYIFNIMMELHFYQLLMNAVLCLPLMTVSTLVLFIKVWFQSQQRKKGKALRAILLALIIFLFLAFPFTFIVLINFFTSLINYKVQSVAIPAGLFCSCLNSSINPLIYFLIGRNKRARSRESMKVILQRLFKEEEDCREK; via the coding sequence ATGCAAGGAGTAGCTCAGAAACAGAGATTAAGCAACATGTGCAATGATGGCCTGGGATCCTGGTACACTTGGGATGCCTCAGGGGATGATATTGGAGCAGAAAATGGAACTGAACTCCTaaccaacctggatggtttttATCGTGATTTATCACTTTATTTTACAGCAAAAATTGTCCTCTATGTCTTCATTTTAGTTATTAGCATTTTTGGATTTATGGGGAATGGAACCGTCATCTGGTTTCTTGGTTTTTGCATGAAGAGGAATCCTTTCACCACCTTCATACTACATCTGGCTGTTGCTGACCTTGGGGTTCTCATTTGTTTATCTTCTTGTTTGATTATGTATCTTTTGATGTCATTTTCATCCTTACCTATGAATATGTTTGTGGAGTTTTCCGAGGTGTTCTTGTTGTTCATGTACAACACTGGTCAATATCTGTTGACAGCCATTAGCATGGACAGGTGTGTTTCTGTTGTTTTCCCATTTTGGCACCGATGCCACCGACCACCACACTTTTCCACCCTTGTGTGTGCCACAATATGgatcatttctttccttttcactgTAATCTGCTGGattctttatatttttaatattatgaTGGAGCTTCATTTCTACCAGCTTCTGATGAATGCTGTACTTTGCCTCCCACTCATGACTGTTTCCACTCTTGTCCTGTTTATAAAAGTTTGGTTTCAATcacaacagaggaagaagggaaaagctTTAAGAGCCATTCTACTTGCCCTCATCATCTTCCTCTTCTTAGCTTTCCCATTTACTTTCATTGTATTAATAAATTTTTTCACTTCACTTATAAACTATAAAGTGCAATCTGTTGCAATACCTGCTGGGCTCTTTTGCAGTTGCCTGAATAGCAGTATTAATCCACTGATTTATTTCCTGATTGGAAGAAACAAGAGGGCTCGATCTAGGGAGAGCATGAAGGTCATACTCCAGAGACTTTTCAAAGAGGAGGAAGATTGCAGAGAGAAGTGA